One Scomber scombrus chromosome 1, fScoSco1.1, whole genome shotgun sequence DNA segment encodes these proteins:
- the LOC134001372 gene encoding high choriolytic enzyme 1-like, with the protein MNPSVSLLLLLLLGLCQADPIQEEDIEDEVNDDTVDIGTRILISNNATNEILLEGDLLPPNTRNAIRCRSQSCLWRKASNGQVVVPFTISGQFANWERQKIERAMSGFHRSTCIRFVRRSNQRDFLSIESRGGCFSALGRSGGRQVLSINKQGCLYHGIIQHEINHALGFQHEQTRSDRDGYVRINWQNMDRAMAYNFHKQNTNNLNTPYDYSSIMHYGRTAFSINGRDTITPFPNPRAQIGQRRGMSGWDVKRINLLYRC; encoded by the coding sequence ATGAATCCCTCTgtcagcctgctgctgctgctgctgctcggccTCTGTCAGGCAGATCCTATCCAGGAGGAAGACATCGAAGACGAGGTGAATGATGACACTGTTGACATCGGCACCAGAATTCTGATTTCCAACAATGCCACCAATGAGATCCTGCTGGAAGGAGACCTGCTGCCCCCCAACACCAGAAACGCCATACGATGCAGGTCCCAGAGCTGCCTGTGGAGGAAGGCCTCTAATGGCCAGGTGGTGGTCCCCTTCACTATCAGCGGTCAGTTCGCCAACTGGGAGAGGCAGAAGATTGAGAGAGCCATGAGTGGCTTCCACAGAAGTACCTGCATCCGCTTCGTCCGCCGTAGTAACCAGCGCGACTTTCTCAGCATCGAGAGCAGAGGCGGATGCTTCTCGGCTCTGGGCAGATCAGGAGGCAGGCAGGTGCTCTCTATCAACAAGCAGGGCTGCCTCTACCACGGCATCATCCAGCACGAGATTAACCACGCTCTGGGCTTCCAGCACGAGCAGACCAGGAGCGACCGTGATGGCTACGTCAGGATCAACTGGCAGAACATGGACCGAGCGATGGCCTACAACTTCCACAAGCAGAACACCAACAACCTGAACACTCCTTACGACTACTCCTCCATCATGCACTATGGAAGAACAGCCTTCTCCATCAATGGCAGGGACACCATCACCCCTTTCCCCAACCCCAGAGCCCAGATCGGTCAGAGGCGAGGCATGTCAGGCTGGGACGTCAAAAGGATCAACCTGCTCTACAGATGCTAA